GCATGGGTCATCTAGGACATATGATGTAATCAGAGAATATGGAAACATGcatagaaagacaaaaataatcttctgaGTAATGAAGCCATATTAAATTGTCAGGTAAAATCTAAGTCCTGTGCAGCACTTTACTGTCCAAAAGAGGTCAGGAGTACCATGACAAACAAATGAAACCTAACTTCCTCTGGATTTGGTCCCCACAGCAGGTTCAAGACCAACCCTTTTTCTGGAACTGGGTTATGTGTGCTGGCTTTCATTAGTGTTTTTCTCATGTCTGCTAAGGTTTTAGCTCATATTGAGGCTCTTTAGTACAGCCAAGAAATTCGTTCCTAGTTTTCAATGAAACTTGGAAAATTGTTTTGGGGAACTCCAGGCATCTGCCAGACATGACTGGCTCACACCCAGCAGGCTCCATAagcctggagcacagcagagacTAAAAATAAGACTGACTAATTGGTTGTCCTGCTGACAGCAGCGAACTGCCATGGGACATTTCATTTCCCCTGATCACATGGATGACAGACAAGCTGTCaccagctgtgcagagccaggaggatGCATACctgtggcagggacacaggCCCCAGCAGTGGCATCACCTTATTCTGAATGCTGGTGAGGGTGGAGATACCTCAAGGGAAGTTGGCACcagtcacagaatcccagaatgggttgggttggaagggatcacaGTGGATCATCAGAGCTACCCCATGACACCCCAtcagggtcatcctagagcacgTGGCTCAGGGTTGcatccagatggttctggaatTCCTGCAGTAAGGGAGACTCCACATCCTCTCcgggcaatctgttccagtgcatggTCACCCACACAACAGTTCTTCatcatgttcaggtggaacttctgTGCATCAGTTCCCACCCATTGCCTCTCGTGCTATTGCTTGGtaccactgaaaagagcctggtCCATCTTCTTGGCACCCTCctatagatatttatatacattaatgaggtcccctctcagtcatctcttttagaggctgaacaagccctgctccctcagcccttTCTCATAAGATAGACGCTCCAGCCCCTTAATCCTCTTTGTACCATCCACTGGAGTTGCCccatgtctctcttgtcctgagaagcccagaactgcacacagcatTCCGGATGTGCCTCACAAGGGCTGAGTAAAGAGGCAGCATCacctccctgacctgctggcaatACTCTTCTGAACGCATTTGAAGATCCCATGGCTTCCTTGGCCACAAGGACACACTGCTGACTCATGGACAGCTTGTCATCCATCAGCACCCCCAAGTTCCTCTACAGAAGGCCATGGACATGCATGTTGGCTCTGGCACACTCAGGAAGAGACACCtgaacttggcagtgctggaagagGCTTGAAATGTGGGTCTTGGCAGGTGGAGGAGTGTCAGGGGCTGGTgtcccccagctccttctgagGCATCAGCAAGAGCCTCGTGCCCCATGGGAGCCTTGTGaccacagccagagctgtgaaGGACACATTGCTCCAGTCCCTGGTGTAAGAGGAGGGACAAgccttgcattttctttctggagcATGTCTGAAAACAGGCAACAAAGTTGGTGGAGGGTTTGTAGCGTAAATTCTATAagcagtggctgagggagctgaggttgtttagcctggaggaaaggaggctcagaagGGACCTTAGCACTCTCTACAAACACCTGAAAGGAAGGTGTAGTCAGGTGGGAGATGGGCTCTTCTCACAAGTAACAAGTGATAGCTTCAAATTGCACCAGAGGATGTTCAGGttgttcttcacagaaagggtgactggaatggactgcccagggaagcggTAGTCACGGTCCCTGAAGGTGTTTTCTTAAACACTCTACTTAATGCCACGGTCTAGTTGCCGTGATGGTGTTCGGACTCGATGTCGAGTCCATAGGTTGCACTCGAcgatctcagaggtcttttccaacctaatttATTCTATGCTAACGCACGAACGAGGGGATCTCTACAGACCGAGGGCTCTtgatgcagcactccaggctCCCGTCCCCTCAGCGCTGCAGCCGCCGGCGCCCAGCAGGGGGCGCTGTGCCCGGCATGGCGCCCACGCGGCGGAAGCGGCAGTCCGGCCCCTCTCCAAGATGGCGGCGCCCAGGCGCGGTGGGGCTGCGGGCGGGATGAGGCGGGGGGCAGGCGCCCGCCGCGCCGGGAAACTGGACCGGCTGCGGCAGGCGGTGCAGGACTACGTGCAGAAGGCCGGCGGCCAGCCGTCGTTGGCCTTGCACAAAGATTCGGAGAGGTACAGTCGCAGGAGCCGCCGGGACGCCAGGAAGGAGAAGCGCAGACTAAagcggagccgccgccgccgacTCCAACGCGGGGAGCTGGTGGAGACTCCCACGGCCCCGGCCGAGCAGGGCACGGCCAAACCCGCTCCGGCCAAGCCAGCCCCGGCCAAGCTCGCTGCGGCCAAGCCCACTCCAGCCAAGCCGGCCCAGGCTAAGCCGGCTCCCGCTGCCCGCCCCGGAGCCCCGGCCAAGCCCGCCGCTGGGAAGCAGCGGCCCAGGCCGGTGTCGGCACCGGCATCGACAGCCCTTGAGTCCCCCTCGGCCGCTGCAGCCACCTCGGCGCGGAAACGGGCCCTGCTGGAAGCCAACGAGGAGGAGGATAAGGAGATCCGGCGACTGGAGcggcagctggggctggggaagcgGCGCAAGAAGCAGGAGGGGCCCGCGGGCGAGCGGCTGCCGCAGAGCTTCCTGCGGGACGGGCTGGGATACGTGCTGGGAGCGCTGGGCACACGGGCCGGGCTCAGCCAGCTGTGCGAGAGCAGCGAcgaggaggagcagcaggagccggGGCCGCGGGAGCGCCCGCCGGGGAAGGAGGAGGTTGCTGAGGACGAGGAGGATGGTGAGGACGAGGAGGatggtgaggatgaggaagcTCAGGAAGACGCCTCAGACCCCTCCGAGGCGGATGACGTGGAAGGACATTGGGACAGCGAGAGCTCGTCCCCCGAGGACGACGGGGTGCCAGAGGCCAGCGAGCCCTCgagcgaggaggaggaggaggcagaggaggcagaggtAGGATGTTCGCCTCAGATAGCACAGATCCGCTTCCCCAAAGCACATCCCGCAACCTGAACACAGAGCAGAGTTGCATCGCCGCTGTTACGCCCAGGTGTTTGCTGTCAGCCGGGCCACGTGGAGTGTTGTCCTGGTCCAGAACAGCCGGGCCCAGCGACAGTGTTGACTTGAGGGGTCTGCCAGGTCCTGGGGACACTTGTTAGACGTGGAGGGGAGAGTTCCCAGTTCAGGCTGGTGGCAGGTAATACCCTACAGCACAAGGCACgtgggagctgtgtgtgaaATCTGCATATAAAATGAGCTGCCCTGGCATTAGAGTGTAAGGATATAATCAAGTCCTTCTGCAAAAAGAGCTTGTGTTGAAATGAACAGCGGTTACACACTGAAATGTTACTTTCTGAATGATCTTAGATTATTAGGTCTTGTTGAATGGGTGGAGGAGAGGTCATAGAGGTCATTTAGCCCTCATGGGCCTAAACTTAAACTGTCACTGATAAAAACTGAGTAAAACCAAGACTTAAGGTGTCAGGTTTTAATGACCATAACTTAAAGTTAGGGAAGAGAGACTTGACTGTTGTCAAGTTTGTCATAAATcggaatttttttcctgcttcttttcttcatatttttaatttggcatTGATTATTAGATGGTGAGATATATCCTTAACTAAAAGTTTGGTACTTTAATCTTAAatagaaatgtgtatttgtgtTCAAGCTACTGGTCTCATCTAATACCTTGTTTCCTTGTTTCCCTCCTAAGAGTGATAATCACGGTGCTACTAAGTATGTTCCTCCTCAAATAAGGAAAGCACAGGAGACACTAGATgacaagaaaagagaagaactgGGAAGACTGAAGAAAATGGTGAATGGTCTCATTAATAGGTAGTATAATAAAGAAAGTCATTAATCTTTGTGGATCAATGTGACAGTGCACATCATTCAAGCCAGGTGGCAAGGATGTGACTTATCTCTTCACAAACTGATTTTAAGTTGGCAATCATGTCTGCTATTGTTAAGAATAATTATCTTTATCAGTATAAATTCTTCAAAGTTAGTCATTATACATGTtgaaaaatctagaaaataaatttaagattGGGCTGGATTCCACATAGCAGTTGCCTGCAAGTGCTAGATATAATTCACTCAGTGTCAGTTGGAGtatgcttattttaaaaaattctcagaagaaaacaggtttcagtttgttttgggttttttgtgaaGAGAAGCAGCCCTTCCTAGGTTAAAATACTGCAGaatagaaaaaagtaatttacattgatttcagtttttagagtattttttaaatcaaaaaacTATTGCCAATTTTCATCTGTTATTTGTAAAACATAGACTAGAGTTTGttcattgattttaaatttaatatacCATATATGTTGatgcataaattattttcctacttAATTTCTTCTAAGACTCTGATGTGCCACGGTTAAAACTGCTAAAACCAGTCTCTTTTTGTAATAAATCTATTCAGTGTGACAGTAAGCAGATTGACAGTGTTTTGTAAATACTGTTGCTAACATATTtttacatgtaattttttttaaaactatacTAGAATTGAATGTACTATACTTTTTTAGTTTagtaaacacagaaaaatacaaaagatcCCTTTCAGTCATCTTACCAATCTTCAATCTTTTCTTCTTAAGTCAAAGTAGTTTCTCTAAAAAGAATGGTTGTTTGTTAGGTGAACTCAAAATTGTGGAGCCAtgtgaggagaagaaagagtGAACATTGGATTTTGTTTCTCCATAGGCTGAGTGAACCAAATTTGTCCTCCATCAGTGGACAGATGGAAGAGCTCTACATGGCCAACAGCAGAAAGGATATGAATGACACTCTGACAGACATTCTCATGAATGCCTGTGTTACTGCCGTTGCCATGCCTGCAAGACTCATGATGGAGCATGTGCTTTTGGTCAGCATCCTTCATCACAATGTAGGAATTGAGGTAATTCTTGTGCTTGGTACAAATTTTGTATAATAAAACATATTGTAGAGTGTTTTCCTTGACATTTTGTTTGAATTGCCTTGTCACTTTTAACTTTGTGGCACTAACAAGCATCTTTAGTTGAGTTGCATCAGTATTTTGTGGCTTATTTGTAAGGCTTTCATAAGTGAATAGGTCTAAGTCCATTGCtttatctgattttatttcctccatGAGTTATCACTGGTCACCAtcattttttcatcaaaatctTTCTGCACCCAGTAATCAAAAATTTCTGACTTTCAGCTTCTCTTCTTTTTAGTTACACTAATCCATTTATGTTGTCATGGATACATGTGGGTATTGTTTTTGAACTGTGTATACCCAGATAAGAAAAGTGTTACATCTACAGGAATCCTTTTACAATGGTGGATAGACTTCTTTTCTATGCAAATCATCACTGGAATTAAGTAGTTATAATATAGaatattaaaaactttaaaagcatGGCTATTTTTGGAGGGgattttggtttgtgtttttaagcCTAATGAATGAAGTAAAATCCCTCTCACCCAAGCTGACACTGAAGCTCCTGATGTCAAAGGGAAGATTTTAGTGAATTTCAGTGACATGTCTGTCAGGAAACTTTCAGCAGTATGTTCCTATTAAActactcttttttcttcccctctacATCTCAAAGCAAAAGATGTATTGATGCAAGTTTTCCTGTTTGTCATACAGTGGCCTGAATGCTGGCTCTGAAACCATATTAAATATCAGGCAGATGTAATTATGCAGCTTTCTCCATGCAGACTTGTCATTAAacctttttttgtctttctgtgctCCTTGAAAGGCACTTCTGAATGCAGATACaatgtttctgtgaaataaatgtaCAGTATGCATTACATGAAAGTGTGATAGTACAGCTGCACTGAGGATTAGGTTGAGCATTGCAAAGGTTGGCctgtatttataaattatatgaattaaataaattatctaTAAATTATAAATGTGCAGCCATTGGATAGTTAACACCTAAGCTGGTCAAGGCTTGTAATGCAAGTCAGTACTGCTACTGGGACTTCTGGTTTTCTTAAGGTCAACAGATTTTTAGCTCAGTAATAATGGGTGAGGGTCTTATTTAGCAGCAATGTATTCATTAACTCCCTGTGTTTCAGAGCCTGTAGGCTTTCTAATCCCAGCCTTTAGCATCAGTTCtctctttagaaataaataaattccaaaatttattttcccagctgtgtACCACTGACAAATGTCTAAGAATTATCCCCACTTCAAAAGCAGCTTCACCTTATGCTCAGCAACTGTGAAAACTTGgtattttggggattttttcccaatataattttttatcctCCTGTTAAGGATTTTTTCTAGAATGCTGAACTCAggaatgtgtttgctttttgtcATATAGCTTTTCCTGGATGAATGACTAGCAGTAACAGCATGCTAGCCTGACAGCTGGAAAGATGCTAAtatgtgttatttatttatgctaAATAAATACTGATGTATGGGTACTGTAGGTTCATaatacttgtttttcttgcacAGGCTTTAAAAGGCAACTGGATGTCAAATATGAGGTGTAAATAACAGACTTCTACAAAAACGTAGATAAATTTAGATATTTGTGTATGTAAATATAGAACATCCATTTTGGTTGAGAGTAGCaacaatatttctttaaaattgatAGTGGCAGTGACctaaaaatgaattttacagATGTCTGTAAAATCTACTTACAGTTAACTGccgggtttttttttttccccttaatggAATTGTTGCCAGGTCGGTGCTCACTTTTTGGAAGCTGTGGTGAAGAAATTTGATGAACTCTGTAAAAGTGATGCTGAAGGGAAAGAATGTGAAAATCTGCTTGCCTTGATTGCTCATCTGTATAACTTCCATGTGGTTCATTGCCTGCTGATCTTTGATATTCTGAAAAAGCTTGTTAGCACTTTCACTGAAAAAGAGATTgagctgattttatttcttctgaaaaatgtggGCTTTTCCTTAAGAAAAGATGATGCATTGGCTTTGAAAGAACTCATCACGGAAGCCCAGAGGAAAGcaagcacagcagagaagaaattccAGGATCAGACTAGGGTATGTGTTTGTTCTAAAGATTTTATATTCTCAAGAGACTGTAATAAGTACTTGGATACATAGTTTAATTTACAGAAACGTTTTCTGCTACATTCTATTCAGGTTCTAAATTACCTTTAGTGTGGCATTcagttatttgcatttttcttgtctgtcttTCTATATTAGTTCTTAGGACACAGACACCAAAATGCTCCTGGTGGGTGAGACAAGGCTGGTTTGTATCTTATGCAGTGGACAGTTTTTCTGTTCCATGATACTTTATGCACTTCAAAAAATGGTCACTGAGGCATGGTGTTGAGCAGATTAAACTTGTACACAAATTAATGTAGTAGGGGTTAAGGAAAACATGttgtatttaaattttggtGTATATTGCCAGCTGAGCTGCTTATTCTCAcagaatattaatttcaaagtaCACTCTTCTACTTTATTTAACAAAAGAGTATTAAATATTCTTAAGAATTAGAATCCACAGAActatttattttcccaataGGTTCGATTTATGCTGGAGACGATGCTGGCCCTTAGGAACAATGACATGCGTAAGATTCCTGGTTACGATCCTGAACCAGTCGAAAGACTCCGCAAATTGCAGAGAGCACTGGTGAGCACTTTCTTGGCTGGTGTAGCCTTTTATTCTTAATCCAGGAGTAATTATTTGTATTGGATGTCAGCTttcttgagggttttttgttggtttgttttgggctttttttgaCAGAATGGGTAGTCTGTCTAGAACAACCTAGTATAAAAGGGGTGAAAGTAATTTATCAATGCATATCAGGATAAGAGGCCAGGCAAAAACAAGCTAGGTAACTTACTTCTGTAGGATTTCCTCTCTTAAATTTTTGCAGTCCTGCTGATACGCTTCTAGACTTTGTTAttgaaaattcttattttgttcagtttaaaatttttgttatttgaacTGTTCAACACATAAAGTGGTTTGTTGTGTCATTTTACATAGTCACAAGtgttcaaaaggaaaatcatgACCAGATTGTAAGATACTGCAATGTCAGCATCCTCTGAATTCTAATCAAACTTTTTAATTGGAAGATGTCTACTTTTTATATTAGTATCTcgtttttcaaataaaaaacctgAGAGCTCCTATATGATTTATGCAActttatgcatttaaaaaattatagcATATGGGAAAATTGTACATTCTGTTCAAGTTGCTGATTGAAACAAAGGTTGGGGAGGAAACATGGGAAGATCTTTACGGCAATATCAACttatatgtttaaaattttttatttaaaaataattttaaataattaaagtgttgttttctgtaagaaaagagaaaaaaagtttcaaataaaagcttttttgttggtttttatttttgttttgttactcAAGGTTCACAGCAGTGGTTCAGGAAAAGACACTCAGCTCCGCGTGTCCCTGGAGTCTCTCCTCAGTGCTGACCAGGTTGGGCGCTGGTGGATTGTGGGGTCATCCTGGAGTGGAGCACCAATGATCAGTGATACAAAAAGCCAGGCTCAGCAAAAGCTGCACGTGGGAAAGGTAAATCCAAATCATAAGTCTAAGTGTTTGTGATCTCTTGAAGATTTTTCTTACATGTAAATAAGTTTATTTCAGACCCCACCATCATCTTCACATGCTCTTGTAAGACCAAGCTTTTGGActgtaaattctgttttcaggtttttttaaaacattgtaCTCATGTGCTTCATAAGAACTGTTACTACAAATATGGTAcatcttgtttttccttatcCTGTGGAATTGCTAAGGTGAAAAATGAGACTTGATTCAACAGTGTCTTTGCTAGTAGGAATTCTGCAGGTTGTGGTGTCTGTCTGTGGCATACATCCAAGCTGATTCCAAAAGTAATGTGATGAGATGGTCATGGTGATTTACTTATATTAAAGAAGCAGGTCTTAAAATTAATCAGCACAATTAAAGTagattaaaatgtatttccataGCTGAAAAAGCTCCTGATGATGTCTGTGCCTCTGGACAAAAGCTCAGGACCTTTGATTTGGTGATTCATGATTTACTGGAGAGCTTCATTGATGGTGTTATTTAAGGTAGTACAGGAAATAGCTTTTTTGAGGACGAACATAAATAAAGTAACatataactttattttcaggTGAGTTCAAAAATAATGGAGCTTGCTCGTAAGCTGAGAATGAACACTGATATCAGGAGAAGTATTTTTTGTGTCTTGATGACAAGTGAAGACTTCATGGATGCCTTTGAAAAACTTCTGAAGTAAGTACAGCCTAGTACAGAAATCAgcccagaaataaaaataggttGTTAATACAGCATTTCTGGTCTGGGCTCAAAAACATTCAATTGATAATGCAGTTAAAAGAAGTGCATAGCTAGGGATCTACACAGGGTAAAAAGGGT
The sequence above is drawn from the Parus major isolate Abel chromosome 2, Parus_major1.1, whole genome shotgun sequence genome and encodes:
- the NOM1 gene encoding nucleolar MIF4G domain-containing protein 1 — encoded protein: MLTHERGDLYRPRALDAALQAPVPSALQPPAPSRGRCARHGAHAAEAAVRPLSKMAAPRRGGAAGGMRRGAGARRAGKLDRLRQAVQDYVQKAGGQPSLALHKDSERYSRRSRRDARKEKRRLKRSRRRRLQRGELVETPTAPAEQGTAKPAPAKPAPAKLAAAKPTPAKPAQAKPAPAARPGAPAKPAAGKQRPRPVSAPASTALESPSAAAATSARKRALLEANEEEDKEIRRLERQLGLGKRRKKQEGPAGERLPQSFLRDGLGYVLGALGTRAGLSQLCESSDEEEQQEPGPRERPPGKEEVAEDEEDGEDEEDGEDEEAQEDASDPSEADDVEGHWDSESSSPEDDGVPEASEPSSEEEEEAEEAESDNHGATKYVPPQIRKAQETLDDKKREELGRLKKMVNGLINRLSEPNLSSISGQMEELYMANSRKDMNDTLTDILMNACVTAVAMPARLMMEHVLLVSILHHNVGIEVGAHFLEAVVKKFDELCKSDAEGKECENLLALIAHLYNFHVVHCLLIFDILKKLVSTFTEKEIELILFLLKNVGFSLRKDDALALKELITEAQRKASTAEKKFQDQTRVRFMLETMLALRNNDMRKIPGYDPEPVERLRKLQRALVHSSGSGKDTQLRVSLESLLSADQVGRWWIVGSSWSGAPMISDTKSQAQQKLHVGKVSSKIMELARKLRMNTDIRRSIFCVLMTSEDFMDAFEKLLKLGLKDQQEREIVHVILYCCLQEKTFNPFYAFLANKFCGYERRFQVTFQFSIWDKIKGLENLSAAAIFNLVSLLAHLIRTKSLPLSVLKVIEFSELDKPKVRFLRQVLSTLLTKADEEEITDIFMRISDNPKLGVLREGLKLFLTHFLLKHAQAQKSAEEASLLKERVELATKALESKEPKLKL